In Lathyrus oleraceus cultivar Zhongwan6 chromosome 2, CAAS_Psat_ZW6_1.0, whole genome shotgun sequence, the DNA window TTCCGATGTTCTGATAGAAAGCAGATTGGTGGATCATCTGGTATCCCATAATCTGATGGAAGACATGACGGTAGACACCGGCAAGCCTGTGAACTCAAGAAATCTGAAAAGTATAGGCATCATTGAGAGAGCTTTGGTCAAGCCAACTttggacacctcttgggaagctctgaaggatcagagaAAGATACCCAATGGTCTCTATCTGTTCTCTAAGATAGATCCCCCTAGAGGTCATCGCCTTCCATCTACAGAACCTGGCAAATCAAGGGGTAGACATCTCTGACTTCTCGGTGGATTGGATACCTGAACATCCACCAAAtttcatgaagaggatgcgagagccATATGAAAGAAAGTCAAATAAGAAAACTCAGAAGCTGGGGGAACCATTTGTATCCAGACCACATGTGCCTCTGGTCCCCTCCTCTCCAAGTAAGTCTCAACCCTATGAATATCCTACTTTTCATTTAAGGCAATTGCCTTTTTCCTTAACTCAACCATCCCCAATCTACACACACTCTAAACCCACAACATCCACCACAAATACTTCTAAAACTCATACCTCTAACCCATAATCACCTCCCCTTTAACACTTTAATCTAACCACTACAACACTACCAATATCTTAGGCCCTACTATTCAATGAACCCATATCACCCCCTCTTCGACTCCCTCATCTCCACCTTACTATAACATCTCATATGACTCTGACCATCCTGAACCTTCTGACCCTCAATCTCCTACACTTGCTCAACTCCAATCCCACACCCTCTCTAATCTAAACCCATCTAAGCCAAAAACCTCCATCCCTTCTCCATCTGAACACCCAACAACACCACCCTCTGAACATCACACTGAAACTCCCTCTAAAAACCATATTACCGAAACATTTGACTCTCCCATTGAAAACATCACCACCCCACCAGAACCTGAACCTACCTTCCCCACCCTGGAAGAGGCAGTTGCTTTATTTGTTGAGTCGTTAGTGGAAAAGCTCAAATCACTGTCTGAAAACTCAAAAATTAATGATGACCCCCCTGCAGTGAGGATTCACTAGAATAGAGTAATCAGATAGATGACATCTGAGGCTTTTAAGCAGAAAGGCCtatctgaacaagtcagaaatgacttTATCAGAGAAACTAGAGAGAGGCTAAAGGCTCGTCTGGCTAGAGAGGTAGAAGAGAGAGCTCACAGAGAAGCAGAAGAAAAGGTTAGACTGGAAGCAAAAGAGAAAGACAGAAGAAAAACTGTAGAAAAGGCCACTATTGAggctgctgctgctgaagctgaggcCAAAGCCAAGACTGACGCGGAAGAAGCATCACACATTGTTGTGGAAGCAGTTTCCAAGGCAAAGGACACAACTCTGACTCAAGGGGAGCCATCTCATTCTGAATTTTCTCCGCTGGTATTGAAGACTCTAGAGGAACTACAGAAAGAGCAACAGATTATGAGGGCCAGACTAGATCAACAGGACTCTATCAACTCCAACATTCAGAATTTGTTGACTCAGCTACTACAGAGGATGTATCCtcctccgaacccttaggcacaATTATAATTGTTTTTCTATCTTTCTCTAAGTGTTTAACCTCTAtgtctgtcataccccaaaatttgcccgttggcattaccaagcattttccaagaccctctgacttgttctgcaaggcactgatatcaaatggacaaaagcccactcacaacaggcccaatccacaggcggcccaaaacagctggctcgctaggcgagcagctccttcgcctagcgaacagtGCATCATaccactcgcccagcgaagcatcagatccagcaaaaaagcccagacctagtttgctcgctaggcgagcaattccttcgcctagcgaagcttgcgagaatttgaatttttggacttcattttaagcccattaggtcaccattgccactactataaatacatgctctgCTGCCACGAAAAAGAGGACACACagacagacgaagacggacggaaacacgcatccagagggagaaacacagaaaccctgctgatccaaagaattcagaaggcggaaaccctgaaggccgtttattcactccgaagctaccgccgtccaactcaatccggctcgccaattcaaggttacaacttgatttgcaaacaggttagcctcactattatcgctttagcttcttaattggcataggattatcatttggtgtccttattttgcatgtggtatcattttagtatcttaatttgcatgtgatatcgttttgtattttcacttggcatatggtaccacttcatgttcttaatttgtggattataattaaattcataaacattttgaagtcttgcatgagaatttacatgtgtttgcctattgtgaaactgaaccatataattgtatgttggatgccataagccatgccgcgggttgaggtcataatgttctcaaatttcaaacccgtggccgctcgctagctcatcgctaggcgagcccgcagcgagccttcgctgagccttcgctaggcgaagcagaggcgaccgggccaggggctgttttgctttttgctgcctatttcatgtttacctaatgatgattctgcattatttggcctaaattcttggctgctatatttatcttatgatgcaatttccaattgtattttatgctttaatccgtgtgttcatggtaaaggttagcatacttccgaagaaatagccggttaggtactccgctttacgcatgggaagccttcatggagagggattctaaattatttcactttaatgtgaagattcctattgagtgcctaattaattttactatattaatttttaatgtaatgttgattttaatgtatcgatttaatgcggtatcatcataattacctaatggacttaaaacatggactttaaataaatgacatcggacctctctttattaccccacgattacaatattacggtcatgtcccgcgaatatggggatatccttagcaaagacccttcggtaaaatcatcatagtccctcggatgttgccttcggaaataccattttgtccctcgatgacccttcggtgtagcctacggttaaatgatggtagtcccttcgaatgctaaggtatcctcacaactgttgccttcaatgacctatcgatgaccctacgatgacccttatacatcccaaggataaactacttgcttctcaatagtaaggacagttttaccctcataaggatgggaaatgcccagaaagacctcggacaggtataaccttaattgctcattcataacaaaaaatgcttttcacaccccacacctttcaaacgtcttcttttggaaaatcaccacttagcatacatccgtactaggatcattgccaagttatatttttctaaactactttcaaaaaactaaatgagataaccactttgtatacattcatgcaagaatcattacaaagttaaattctccttttcaaaacatttttcatacatttctcaaccacctttttcaaactagaaaacataaatgattgagcaattaagagcccatggataaccatggatacaaagggtgctaataccttccctttgtataaagtacctcccgaacctaagaatttaaaattaaggtctttcctgttcttttccacctttccttatgggataaaagaaaagtcggtggcgactcttgctaaccgcgacatggcgattacaaatccaataaggtccagttcaccgtatgacagaactggcgactctgctggggacgtattaaagagaggtccaccttaaaaatcatttatgtttgaATTTGTTCTTCCGTTTTAAGGGATTgtctgagtgaaagatcctacacccggatctagtgtaccttaggtaagtagcaacagatcatcgcgactatccggcgtatactggaatggttaaaatgatagctacggttaatgtgacacttgGGTTGTCCTGGTGTtcctcatgttatttgaggaaaaatttggcttccgcgtggtgtcatcaaagcattaacctgacctttagaaccctaattgactcatcctagccattagaaagtagtgagataactgacttcggttccgactgaggttggttgatactcgatgctacactctttgagattggactttaggaaagcttcggtcaaccacttggtgttgcactgaagtggacctaaagaaaggtcgatgatctgagatccttctagaacccggttactattctaggacaggttgaaccaaccaaacttcagtggggagggtacttacctatggaactcatgcaagccttaaaacctaggaataattgttgtgtgacatgtttgtgcttgcataacatcataacatcataacatcataacatcatagcatcatcatactaaccatttcaaggacttaggaacttagctttgctctttgaacaggttatggcttccaggaagactatccggatcaatcttgtagcaatctctcctcaactcagggatttggtgtcagaactcccagatcatgctcagttcaacaagaaacatggtcatctcctcaatctggttaccactggtttcagagaagatatgatgagagtcctattccagttcttcgatcctaagcatcattgcttcactttcccagattatcagttggtacccacattagaagaattctcccagctacttgggatacctatcctggatcaaatacccttcagcggtttagaaaagatgccaaagtctgaagaagttgccgcagctttacacatgacgaaatctgacattgagaccaattgggtaacaagaagtggaattaaaggtttacttgccaaatttctgataagtaaggcccgagaattcctaaaagttatgaatgtccatgcttttgaagatgttctagtattgctaatctatggtttggtgttattccctaatcccgaccaattcatagacatgaatgctattaagatattcctcactcataaccctgtgcctaccttgcttggagatgtcttgcattcccttcacactcgtactatgaagaa includes these proteins:
- the LOC127123754 gene encoding eukaryotic translation initiation factor 4 gamma-like, which translates into the protein MTSEAFKQKGLSEQVRNDFIRETRERLKARLAREVEERAHREAEEKVRLEAKEKDRRKTVEKATIEAAAAEAEAKAKTDAEEASHIVVEAVSKAKDTTLTQGEPSHSEFSPLVLKTLEELQKEQQIMRARLDQQDSINSNIQNLLTQLLQRMYPPPNP